The Lewinellaceae bacterium nucleotide sequence TGAACCCCGTATAGAGTTGCATGGGGGCTTGAAAAGGACCGGGATAAGGCCCGTATAACACCCTCGCCGTATCAAAAACCATAAACCCGCTATTGTGCTCGCCAATATCCGTGGAACTCAACTTATGGCAAACCGCGCAGGAAACGCCGTCAAGGGCAATGGTATCGGTCAGCATTTCTGCAATAGTATAGTGTTCGGCACCGGCGTACATGGCATTGTAGTGACCCATTGGCGCATGGCAACTGGTACATACCGTTTCCAAAGCATCTGCATGACCAGGGTTGATGAGCGTTTCATGACTTACCTTGGCCCGCCAAAACGGATCTTTGGCAGACATTCCCATCATGGTCGGACGCCAATCGTCATAAATATTCACATCGTTCCCGAAAAAATCCACCAGTGCATTTCCATTGGGATCAAAACCATGACAAGCCACACAATCAGAAGCTGTCGGAAATATTTTTGTGCTGTCCACATTAGGAGGCGGGGGTGAAAAAAAACCGGCATGACCAACAGGCATCTTCAGCTTTTTACCCATTACATAATCCGCTTCGCCATTATTTTTAATCGACAAAAACAAAATGGCAAAAACCAAAATGGTTAAAGTGTATTTCAAGGAAAGTTTAAAGTTCATGTGTTTATGTTTTTTTCGTTGCTAACTTCTTACTTCAATGGGAACGGTCTGCCTCCATCTCATTCAATCTCATTCAATTTCTCTTCAATCATAAATTTATTATATTTTTGTCCTTTATTTTTAAAAAACCATGACAATATTTGTCAGCCATCATCGTAAACAGAACTATGGAAAAACTCGACGCACTTAACCAGGTAGCAGCCTTTCACCGGACCTTTAAACATCCCGTCGAACCCAACCCCATCATTCCTTCCGAAAAACGCTGCAACCTGCGTGTGGCTCTGCTCTCGGAGGAGCTCAACGAACTCAAAAAAGCCATTGAAGATAAAGATCTTGTGGAGATCGCCGATGCCCTTTGTGATCTCCAGTATGTTTTGTCCGGTGCCGTACTCGAATTCGGCCTCGGGGAAAAATTCAAGGCCCTTTTCGACGAAGTTCAGCGTTCCAACATGAGCAAAACATGCCATACCCTTGAGGAGGCCGAAGCTACACAAAAACATTACAAAGCAACGAGAGGATTTGAAAGTTTTATCGAAAAATCCGGGGATCACTACCTCGTTTATCGCAAGGAAGATCGTAAGACTTTAAAATCCATCAACTACTCGCCTGCGGACCTGGAAAAGATTCTGGGGGAATAACGGTGGACGGTGGACGGGAGACGGGAGACGAGGGGCCGTTATTTTAGATGATTGATCAGGAGTTTTGCGGCATCTTTCCAGGAATAATGGTTGTTTTTGGCAAGCCGGGCTGCATTTTCTCCCAGCCATGATAATTTTTTTAAATCTTTCGCCAACACATTTAATTCCTGCACCAATTGGGGGATGGTTTCGAAAACAAGTCCATTTTGACCTTCAATGACGTGATTGCCTGCATTGCCCCCCTTCATCACAAGTAAAGGAAGACCGGTGGCTGCGGCTTCCTGCAGTGCCATGCCGTAAGTTTCCATGAAAGCCGTTGAAATAAAAAGGTTTGCCTCCCAATACAATGCCCGGATTTCCTGCGGAGTTTTGGCTCCTTCATAAAAAACCTTGCCTCCAAGGTTGGGCTCGCTTTCCATAAAGTCCATACACTTTTTTGCGTAACCAGGCTCCATAGCTGCACTGCCGGCGATGGTCAACGAAAAATCAAAACCAGGTTCATGAACAGCGAGGGCCTCCAAAAAAGGGAATATTCCTTTTCTTTCCTGCAGGTTCGCCACCATTAAAGCCCGGATGGATTTAACTTGTCGTTTTGGCGTTTCAAGCTCAAATAGAAGGGCTGGCTCGATCACCAGGATGTCCTGATCCCCTAAATTTTTTCCCCGGAGATATGCCGCTGTAAAAGGGCTACTTACCAAAAAACCGTCAAATTGCTCCAACAACCGGCGTTCCTCCTGCTCAAACCATTGCGCAGATGAAAAGCCTTCAGGAGGATAAAGACTTTCGAGATGATGAACGATAAGCCAATTGCTGGCAGAAGAATCGAGATATTCCAGCCGACCCAGGAAAAGGCTGTCCCAAAAGACAGTGCCTTTATTTCCTGTAGTTAGTTTTTCCGGTTCCGTCAGAGAACAAGCCACCCCTTCTTCCTTCAAAGCTTCGATGAGGAAAGCATTGTACAAATTCCCCCCGGAATGGAAGGACGCCGGTGGTGGCACCACAAAAGTCAACGAATGATCCTTATGATTCATAAGCTGCCCAGGCCACATGAGATTCCCCTAAAGTGACTTTTATTTTACCAGAAAAGAATTCAATAACCCCTTCTGTCACCTTGTCGTGAATATATTTGGCCAAAAATTCCGTTGTGGTCAGTTGTCCTTTAAACTGGGGCAACTCATCCAGATTCTGATAATTCAGTGGCGTCAGCACTTCCTTCAGCACCTCATGAGCGAGGGCTATATCAATGACTACAGCCATTTCGTTCAGTGCTTCCGCAAAAAAACTTACATCCACCACATAAGTGGCTCCATGCATCTTTTGAGCCGGGCCGAACCCCGGGTGGGCAAATGAATGGGCAATCATGATATGTTGCCTGATTTTTATACTGTACATATTGCGTGTTGCTGGTTACTGGTTACTGGTTGCTCGTTACTGGTTGCTGGTTACTGGTTTGGTTGGCGGAGGTGACATCTTCGTGCAGGGTAGAGCGGGCAGGCAAAAGGTGTCATCTCGGCGGGCAAATCAATACTTCAAACAACAGCCCAATCCTTCAAATGTACCGCTTCTCAATTGTTTGAAAAATGCAGGAGCATGATCAAAAGCAATCACATCCGATATATGCTGATCAAAATCGGAAGATTGCAGCAATTTAAAAACCGTCTCCTTCCGTCGTTTATAATCCCAGCGTGCGCGCCGGCTCGCCGGGATTTGAGATACCTGTGAACTGATGATCTGTTTCCTTTGATAATGAAAATCTCCTCCCAGGTGGAGCACGACTTCTTTTGTGCCATACCAACTCAATTCCACCACTTTCCCTTCCCTTCCGACCGACTCAATGCATTGCTGCAAAGCAGCTCCGCTGGAGGTTGTATTAAAAGCTAAATCAAACTCCTGCATGGAAATATCTTCCACTATGTCAAATCCCATGCTTTTGCCCAACAACCTCTTTTTTTCATCCTTTTCCAGCACTACCAGATCCACCGCCGGTATCATGGCAATCACTCTGGACAGCAAGGCCCCTATCATTCCAAAACCGGCTACCAGCACCTTGTCACCGACGTTCAGCCCGGCATCCCAAATCGCATTCACTACCGTTTCCAAATTGCTGGCCAGGGTAGCCCTTTTTGCAGGCACTCCTTCCGGAATGACAAAAACAGCGGTTTCATCCACCAGGCAACCGCTCTGGTGCGGATGCAGTATATGCACCATTTTTCCCTTATACGGTCCTGCTGTCGTCACCTCTCCGACCAGGGAATAACCATATTTCACCGGAAAGGAAAAATCCCCTCTCATATAGGGCACCTTCATCGCTTGCCGGGCCGAGTCCGGCACTTCTCCTTTGGCGACAAGTCTTTCTGTACCCGTGCTGATGAGAGAATACAAACTTTCCACCTCTAACATTCCTTCAGCCACCCTCTTTTTTTTCTCCTGCCGGAGTGCTGAGTGGTGTGCCGACTCGTGCCATAAGGATGATATCATATATTTTTGATTTAAAAAAAGCCATCTAACTTTTTTAAACAATTCTTAATCCTGATTGAAGAATAGTGCCAAAGCAGTAATCTCTCCATCAAACAAGGCATCCGGCAAACATGATGGCATCCCCCATTTTCCAAAAGCGGAAAGACTCGAATTGCAACCCGTCGGCGACCTGTTCTATATGGGGAAGGTTAATGGCCTGTATGCCCGACCCAAATAACATGGGAGCCAGGTGTAGCTGAAGCACATCCACTTTTTTGTCCTTTATAAAATTAGAAGTTGTCCGGGGGCCCCCTTCAATGTAAACACCATAAATACCTCGGGAAAACAAAAAACGTAAAATGGCCTCTGAATCGATTTGCTGCGCTCCGGTATCCATTTTAAAATAATCGATCCCTTCAGGGAAGGAACAGTCCTCCCGACCGATCACTGTTATCCTATCCGGGCAGGCTTTGAACAGGCTTGAAAAATCCTCACACGAATGCCCCAGAATGACACGGTGCGGATCTTTTCCCGGCACCAGGCGTACGGTCAGCCGGGGCTGATCGAGCTTGACGGTTCCACTCCCCACCATTATCGCGTCACATAAAGCCCGCATTCGGTGGGCGTGGATGAGGTTTTCTTCATTACCGATCCACCTGGAATGACCGCTGGTGGTGGCGATCTTACCGTCGAGGGTTTGTGCGAAATGAGCTACCGTGACCGCTCTTTCACTGGAAATGGCCAATAATTTAAAAAAGCAGAATGGGAGATAGATTTGCAGGAACTTCAGATGCTTCTTTTTCAAAAGCCCTTTCTGCTTCACTTCGATCTCAAAATGGCTCTCCATCGAAAAGACGGTGCTTTTGCCGGCATCCAAAGCAGATTGTTCATCCATCAGGACGAGTATTGAGCGGTTTTTTTTATCAATTCGTTGAAGATGATTAATGGAAACATCCCCATCCATAAGTATATGACAAAAAGCGATTTTTCCTTCATAGGAATCTATGAGTGATTTTAACTCAAGTAGCTTTAGCCATAACTTGTCCTTCATAAACGGAAGAAAGTTTATTCCCTTTTGTCCAAATGATATTAAGGTTACCTACAACCGTAAGGCAGGCGTTCAACAGATTTTACAATTTGAACAAATGCCCCATCTCATCCTGCTTGGTTTTCAGATAACCCCAATTATCCTCATTGGGCTGGATGATGATCGGTATTCGGTCGGTAACGGTAACAGGCCCTTTTTCGAAAGCTTCGATTTTTTCAGGGTTATTGGTCAACAGTTTAATTTCGAAAATACCAAGGGAAACGAGCATTTCAACAGCAATATCGTATTGGCGGGCATCGCGCTCCAGGCCAAGATGAAGATTGGCATCTACCGTATTGAATCCTTTATCCTGGAGATTGTAAGCCTTTAATTTATTGATGATTCCAATCCCGCGGCCCTCCTGTCTCAAATAAAGAACGATCCCCCCCTGCTCAGCAGTCATTTTCAAAGCCATGGTCAGTTGCTCTCCGCAATCGCAGCGTTTTGAACCAAAAAGATCCCCTGTGATACACTCGGAATGTACCCTGGTCAGCACAGGGCCCGCCGTAATATCACAGGATTTATGAACCAAAGCCAAATGTGGCATCCACTCTTCCTCTTTCTCTGCAAACGCGATCATATTGAATTCCCCCCACGGAGTAGGAATAATGGCTTCTGCCTGTTTTTTCATCAACTGTTTATTTAAAAAAGGAGACTAATCCTTTTATTTGTTAATGCCAAAACCAATTAAATGGTTTATGTTCTCATGCATGAATGTACAACATACAAGAGTAAATTGTTTTATTCCACCAGGATTTTGGTAATAAAATTGGCAAGCTCTTGCTGCAAATTTAATAAATTCCTCCCAAAGAATTTTATTAACCTGCAATTCCCTTAA carries:
- a CDS encoding RibD family protein translates to MKDKLWLKLLELKSLIDSYEGKIAFCHILMDGDVSINHLQRIDKKNRSILVLMDEQSALDAGKSTVFSMESHFEIEVKQKGLLKKKHLKFLQIYLPFCFFKLLAISSERAVTVAHFAQTLDGKIATTSGHSRWIGNEENLIHAHRMRALCDAIMVGSGTVKLDQPRLTVRLVPGKDPHRVILGHSCEDFSSLFKACPDRITVIGREDCSFPEGIDYFKMDTGAQQIDSEAILRFLFSRGIYGVYIEGGPRTTSNFIKDKKVDVLQLHLAPMLFGSGIQAINLPHIEQVADGLQFESFRFWKMGDAIMFAGCLV
- a CDS encoding 6-carboxytetrahydropterin synthase produces the protein MYSIKIRQHIMIAHSFAHPGFGPAQKMHGATYVVDVSFFAEALNEMAVVIDIALAHEVLKEVLTPLNYQNLDELPQFKGQLTTTEFLAKYIHDKVTEGVIEFFSGKIKVTLGESHVAWAAYES
- the ribA gene encoding GTP cyclohydrolase II — protein: MMKKQAEAIIPTPWGEFNMIAFAEKEEEWMPHLALVHKSCDITAGPVLTRVHSECITGDLFGSKRCDCGEQLTMALKMTAEQGGIVLYLRQEGRGIGIINKLKAYNLQDKGFNTVDANLHLGLERDARQYDIAVEMLVSLGIFEIKLLTNNPEKIEAFEKGPVTVTDRIPIIIQPNEDNWGYLKTKQDEMGHLFKL
- a CDS encoding glycosyltransferase family 4 protein; this encodes MNHKDHSLTFVVPPPASFHSGGNLYNAFLIEALKEEGVACSLTEPEKLTTGNKGTVFWDSLFLGRLEYLDSSASNWLIVHHLESLYPPEGFSSAQWFEQEERRLLEQFDGFLVSSPFTAAYLRGKNLGDQDILVIEPALLFELETPKRQVKSIRALMVANLQERKGIFPFLEALAVHEPGFDFSLTIAGSAAMEPGYAKKCMDFMESEPNLGGKVFYEGAKTPQEIRALYWEANLFISTAFMETYGMALQEAAATGLPLLVMKGGNAGNHVIEGQNGLVFETIPQLVQELNVLAKDLKKLSWLGENAARLAKNNHYSWKDAAKLLINHLK
- a CDS encoding zinc-binding alcohol dehydrogenase, with product MISSLWHESAHHSALRQEKKKRVAEGMLEVESLYSLISTGTERLVAKGEVPDSARQAMKVPYMRGDFSFPVKYGYSLVGEVTTAGPYKGKMVHILHPHQSGCLVDETAVFVIPEGVPAKRATLASNLETVVNAIWDAGLNVGDKVLVAGFGMIGALLSRVIAMIPAVDLVVLEKDEKKRLLGKSMGFDIVEDISMQEFDLAFNTTSSGAALQQCIESVGREGKVVELSWYGTKEVVLHLGGDFHYQRKQIISSQVSQIPASRRARWDYKRRKETVFKLLQSSDFDQHISDVIAFDHAPAFFKQLRSGTFEGLGCCLKY
- a CDS encoding nucleoside triphosphate pyrophosphohydrolase family protein codes for the protein MEKLDALNQVAAFHRTFKHPVEPNPIIPSEKRCNLRVALLSEELNELKKAIEDKDLVEIADALCDLQYVLSGAVLEFGLGEKFKALFDEVQRSNMSKTCHTLEEAEATQKHYKATRGFESFIEKSGDHYLVYRKEDRKTLKSINYSPADLEKILGE